CGCCGCCCTCGTACGGGACGCGGGGCTCGCCGTCACCACCCTGTGCCGGGGCGGCTTCTTCACCACCGACGGCTGGGAGGAGGACAACCGTGCGGCGATCGACGAGGCGGCGGCGCTCGGCACCGACACCCTCGTCCTCGTCTCGGGCGGCCTCCCCGAGGGCAGCCGCGACCTGCCCGGCGCCCGCGCCCGCATCGCCGACGCGATCGGCGCCCTCGCCCCGTACGCGGAGGAGCGCGGCGTCCGCCTGGCCATCGAGCCGCTGCACCCGATGTTCGCCTCCGACCGCTGCGCCGTCTCCACCCTGGACCAGGCCCTGGAGATCGCCGAGCGGTTCCCCGCCGAGCGGGTGGGCGTCACCGTCGACACCTACCACCTGTGGTGGGACGACCGCGCCCCGGCGGCCGTCGCCCGCGCGGGCGCGGCGGGCCGCATCCACTCCTTCCAGCTCGCCGACTGGACCACCCCGCTGCCGGCCGGAGTCCTGCACGGCCGGGGCCAGTTGGGCACCGGCGCGATCGACCTGCCCGGCTGGGCGGCCCTCGTCGAACGGGCCGGATACACCGGACCGGTGGAGGTCGAGCTCTTCAACGACGGCCTGTGGGCCAGGGACGGGGCGGAGGTCCTGGAGGAGACGCTGGAGGCGTTCCTGGCGGTGTGAGCCGGGGCGGAGGGAGCCCGGGGCGCCGGGGCGTCGTGGGTCCCCGCCCGCCCCTCGGCGCCGCCGCTACTTCTTCGTGCCGCCCAGGAGGTCCCCGAGCCCGCCGCCCTTCCGGGTGGCCGCCCGCTTGGTGATCACGGCCAGGACCACCGGCACCAGGAGCTCGACCGCGCGGTTGACGGTCGGGGCGGGGATGCCGGTCTTCTTGGCGACCGCGTTGGCGGCGGGCTTGGCCAGCTTGGCGAGGACGCCGGCCATCAGGCCGCCGCCCACCAGGCCGCCGAAGGCCGCGACGCCCTGGAGCGGCGGCTCGGCGGTGGAGACCTCGGTGACGGCGGCCCGGACCTCGTCCGCGCTGGCCGGTTCCGCGGCGGCCGAGCGCAGCTCGCCGGAGAGCTCGGCCACCGAGCTGCCCACGAGCTCCCGGGCCCCGTCGGAGTCCGTGCCGAGCAGACCGGCGATCTCCTGGAGCCGGTCGTCGCCGAGCTCGCTCAGGACGTCGTCCTGGAATGATTCGTCACTCATGACGGAAACGCTACGGTTCCACCCGCGGCCCGGCATCCCGGAGTTGTCCACAGGGGGACGCCCGCGTTCGTCCACAGGCCCGGCGGGATGTCCGAGCCCTTCGCTACCTTCGGGTCATGTCGAATCTGGCAGTGCTCGAAGGGGTCCTGGAGCGGATCACCTACGCCAACGAGGAGAGCGGCTACACGGTCGCCCGGGTCGACACCGGCCGGGGCTCCGGCGACCTGCTCACGGTCGTCGGCTCGCTGCTCGGCGCCCAGCCGGGGGAGTCGCTGCGGATGGAGGGCCGCTGGGGCTCCCACCCGCAGTACGGGCGGCAGTTCACCGTGGAGAACTACACGACCGTCCTGCCCGCCACCATCCAGGGCATCCGGCGCTATCTCGGCTCCGGCCTCGTCAAGGGCATCGGCCCCGTCTTCGCCGACCGCATCACGACCCACTTCGGCCTGGACACGCTCCAGATCCTGGAGGAGGCGCCCAAGCGCCTGATCGAGGTCCCGGGCCTGGGCCCGAAGCGCACGAAGAACATCACCGCGGCCTGGGAGGAGCAGAAGGCCATCAAGGAGGTGATGGTCTTCCTCCAGGGCGTCGGCGTCTCGACCTCCATCGCCGTGCGGATCTACAAGAAGTACGGCGACGCCTCGATCTCCGTCGTGCGGAACCAGCCCTACCGCCTCGCCGCCGACGTCTGGGGCATCGGCTTCCTCACCGCCGACCGGATCGCCCAGGCCGTCGGCATCCCGCACGACAGCCCGGACCGGGTCCGCGCCGGCCTCCAGTACGCGCTGTCGCAGTCCGCCGACCAGGGCCACTGCTACCTCCCCGAGGAGCGGCTCATCGCCGACGCGGTGAAGCTGCTCCAGGTCGACACGGGCCTGGTCATCGAGTGCCTGGCCGAGCTCGCCGAGGATCCCGAGGGGGTCGTGCGCGAGACGGTGCCGGGGCCCGAGGGGCTGCCCGTCACCGCCGTGTTCCTGGTCCCGTTCCACCGTGCGGAGCTCTCCCTGGCCGGGCAGCTGCGGCGCCTGCTCGGGGCGGCCGAGGACCGGATGCCGGCCTTCCGGGACGTGGCCTGGGACAAGGCGCTGGCCTGGCTCGCGGACCGGACGGGGGCCTCGCTGGCGCCCGAGCAGGAGGAGGCCGTGCGGCTCGCCCTCACCCGCAAGGTCGCCGTGCTCACCGGCGGCCCGGGCTGTGGCAAGTCCTTCACGGTCCGCTCGATCGTGGAGCTGGCCCGCGCCAAGCGGGCCAAGGTGGTGCTCGCCGCGCCCACCGGGCGGGCCGCCAAGCGGCTG
The DNA window shown above is from Streptomyces showdoensis and carries:
- a CDS encoding DUF937 domain-containing protein, giving the protein MSDESFQDDVLSELGDDRLQEIAGLLGTDSDGARELVGSSVAELSGELRSAAAEPASADEVRAAVTEVSTAEPPLQGVAAFGGLVGGGLMAGVLAKLAKPAANAVAKKTGIPAPTVNRAVELLVPVVLAVITKRAATRKGGGLGDLLGGTKK
- the recD2 gene encoding SF1B family DNA helicase RecD2 translates to MSNLAVLEGVLERITYANEESGYTVARVDTGRGSGDLLTVVGSLLGAQPGESLRMEGRWGSHPQYGRQFTVENYTTVLPATIQGIRRYLGSGLVKGIGPVFADRITTHFGLDTLQILEEAPKRLIEVPGLGPKRTKNITAAWEEQKAIKEVMVFLQGVGVSTSIAVRIYKKYGDASISVVRNQPYRLAADVWGIGFLTADRIAQAVGIPHDSPDRVRAGLQYALSQSADQGHCYLPEERLIADAVKLLQVDTGLVIECLAELAEDPEGVVRETVPGPEGLPVTAVFLVPFHRAELSLAGQLRRLLGAAEDRMPAFRDVAWDKALAWLADRTGASLAPEQEEAVRLALTRKVAVLTGGPGCGKSFTVRSIVELARAKRAKVVLAAPTGRAAKRLAELTGAEASTVHRLLELKPGGDAAYDRDRPLDADLVVVDEASMLDLLLANKLVKAVAPGAHLLLVGDVDQLPSVGAGEVLGDLLAPGSPVPSVRLTRIFRQAQQSGVVTNAHRINEGLPPVTTGLPDFFLFAEEETEDAARVAVEVAARRIPAKFGLDPRRDVQVLAPMHRGPAGAGSLNGLLQQAITPARPDLAEKRFGGRVFRVGDKVTQIRNNYEKGANGVFNGTVGVVTSLDPVDQRLVVRTDEDEEVPYDFDELDELAHAYAVTIHRSQGSEYPAVVIPVTMSAWTMLQRNLLYTAVTRARKLVVLVGSRRAIAQAVRTVSAGRRFTALAHRLTGGSLV
- a CDS encoding sugar phosphate isomerase/epimerase family protein, whose product is MTVKQLPLPELVAHCVRLGIPGIGLWREPVRAYGTEDAAALVRDAGLAVTTLCRGGFFTTDGWEEDNRAAIDEAAALGTDTLVLVSGGLPEGSRDLPGARARIADAIGALAPYAEERGVRLAIEPLHPMFASDRCAVSTLDQALEIAERFPAERVGVTVDTYHLWWDDRAPAAVARAGAAGRIHSFQLADWTTPLPAGVLHGRGQLGTGAIDLPGWAALVERAGYTGPVEVELFNDGLWARDGAEVLEETLEAFLAV